Proteins from one Choloepus didactylus isolate mChoDid1 chromosome 4, mChoDid1.pri, whole genome shotgun sequence genomic window:
- the GON7 gene encoding EKC/KEOPS complex subunit GON7 isoform X5, translated as MELSAEYVGRDGKRQRLRVSCEVPGDPDPFHGLLSGVAQMRERVAELLGPLVQKEAQDRVAAVRYGALDALLILQVSVMV; from the exons ATGGAGCTGTCGGCTGAGTATGTCGGGCGCGACGGGAAGCGGCAGCGGCTGAGGGTGTCCTGCGAGGTGCCTGGCGACCCTGACCCTTTCCATGGCCTGTTGTCGGGCGTGGCCCAGATGAGGGAGCGGGTGGCCGAGCTCCTTGGCCCCCTGGTACAGAAGGAAGCGCAGGACCGCGTGGCGGCAGTTAGATACGGGGCCTTGGATG CTCTTCTCATCCTTCAGgtttctgtgatggtttga
- the GON7 gene encoding EKC/KEOPS complex subunit GON7 isoform X3 codes for MELSAEYVGRDGKRQRLRVSCEVPGDPDPFHGLLSGVAQMRERVAELLGPLVQKEAQDRVAAVRYGALDGGDEDDEDNENIIDNRTNSDGPSAKRPKPPS; via the exons ATGGAGCTGTCGGCTGAGTATGTCGGGCGCGACGGGAAGCGGCAGCGGCTGAGGGTGTCCTGCGAGGTGCCTGGCGACCCTGACCCTTTCCATGGCCTGTTGTCGGGCGTGGCCCAGATGAGGGAGCGGGTGGCCGAGCTCCTTGGCCCCCTGGTACAGAAGGAAGCGCAGGACCGCGTGGCGGCAGTTAGATACGGGGCCTTGGATG gtggtgatgaagatgatgaagacAATGAAAATATCATTGATAACAGAACTAACTCAGATGGACCATCTGCAAAACGGCCAAAACCACCTTCTTAA